Within Dehalococcoidia bacterium, the genomic segment GGCAGCGCCATCGAAGTCGATCTCCTGACCTTCAGCGAGCAGGGACAGCCCATCGGCAACGCCTTCGGGAGTGCCCACGACGGTGCGGCCGGGTGGTGCGCCGATGTCCCGCAGGTGGTCACGGATCGCGGCTCCTTCGAGACTGCCCGCAGCCTGGGCCGCAAGGGCGAGGGCCACGGTAGCGTCGTAGGTCTCCTTGACGTATGCGAGGACGGGCAGCTCGCCGTACTCAGCGATGAAGGCAGCTTCCCAGTCAGCCGTTGCGGTGTTGGCAGGCGAGGAAGCTCCGGCAGTCCCGTACATGTCCCCCAGCTTCTCGCCGCCGATCTCCCTGACAAGGCTTGCCCTCTTGGCCGCGTCGCCAAAGACAAACTCGTCGTAAGTGCCTGTGTCGATGGCCTCGCGCACGATGGAGAGGGCCATGTCCTCGAATGCGATGACAACTAACGCCTGTGCGCCTGCACTGGCACTCTGCTCCAACTCAGGTAGAAACCCGGTCTGGCCCACAGCGACGGAGACGACCTGCAGCGTCCCATCCCAGGCCTCCTCGAAGGAGTCAGCAAGTCCCTGGCCGTAGGCGTCGTCCTGGTAGATCAGGCCAGCGCTGTCGAAGCCGCGCTCCCGGGTCACTCGTGCGAGGACCGGACCCTGGGCAGCATCGGAGAGCGCCGTGCGGAAGAAGTAGTCGCTGTCCTCAACACCGGTGAGCTGCGGAGAGGTGGCTGAAGGGCTGATCGTGGGAATGCCAAGCGTCCCCGACACGTTCTGTGAGACCGGCAAAGACGCCGAGCTGGCGTTGGGGCCGACTATCGCGTGAACGCCCTCGACCTCCACAAGGCGCCGGGCCGCCTCCACGGCAGCAGCCGGGTCCTGAGTGGCGTCCGCGGTGACACCTTCCACCGGCATTCCAAGTACGCCTCCACCCTCATTGACGTGCTGGATCGCCAGTTCGAAAGCCCGCTGTCTGTCCGCCGACGCCTCCGGGGAGCCAGTGAAGTTGAGCAGCAGGCCAATCCTCAGCGGCGTCTCGGAGGGCTGTTCGTTCGAGGTGACGTCACAGCCCAGGGCTGTGGTGAGCAGGATCGTTATGGTGGCGAGCAGGATGACGGATGAGGTGACTGGTGTTTTCATGGCATAAGAATCCACAATCCCAGTAGGAGTGAGCAAACAGACCTTTGCCGCATATGATATTACTTCTGGCTCATATATCTCGGCTCTGGCTGAACACGGCCTAGAACTTCCCCCGTCCTCCTTGTGGGCCTCGAGTGATGTCCTCTCATAAGGATTGACTACGATCAGGAATGAGGTTAGAGTTGATTTAGCATCATGAGCACGTCTGCACTTCCTGATTTCGCAAGTATATCGGCCCTCTCCGCCGAGACCCTTCAACCTAGCAATGGGATCGAACAGGGAGTCTGGTCCCTGTTGCGACGTTTGGCCGACCTGTATCTGACCCCTGAGGACGAAAGGCTCCCAGAGGTAGATTGGCCAAGTAGAAAAGCGTTTGAGGACGCTTGGCAGTTCACCAACCTCCTGCCAGAGGACTTGAAGGAGTTACCATACATCTCGCTCGCTGATGACGGTGAAGTGAATTTCGCCTGGTCCGGTGGAGCAATCCATATCGATCTGGGTTTCTACGGCACCGGCACATTTTCATTCTACGGTTGCGACAGCGGCGGCAAGGAATTCTTCGGAGACGATGTTCCTGTAGCGTCTGAAC encodes:
- a CDS encoding ABC transporter substrate-binding protein, whose amino-acid sequence is MKTPVTSSVILLATITILLTTALGCDVTSNEQPSETPLRIGLLLNFTGSPEASADRQRAFELAIQHVNEGGGVLGMPVEGVTADATQDPAAAVEAARRLVEVEGVHAIVGPNASSASLPVSQNVSGTLGIPTISPSATSPQLTGVEDSDYFFRTALSDAAQGPVLARVTRERGFDSAGLIYQDDAYGQGLADSFEEAWDGTLQVVSVAVGQTGFLPELEQSASAGAQALVVIAFEDMALSIVREAIDTGTYDEFVFGDAAKRASLVREIGGEKLGDMYGTAGASSPANTATADWEAAFIAEYGELPVLAYVKETYDATVALALAAQAAGSLEGAAIRDHLRDIGAPPGRTVVGTPEGVADGLSLLAEGQEIDFDGAASTLDWDESGDLRRGYIGVWRFTSDGRIEELDTVFFEN